Proteins from a single region of Bos javanicus breed banteng chromosome 7, ARS-OSU_banteng_1.0, whole genome shotgun sequence:
- the MIER2 gene encoding mesoderm induction early response protein 2 isoform X1 — protein MAEASSLERQSPGAASCLPHSLCPGEPNLQTTAVVSMGSADHQFHLAEILSQNYGVREEHEGAARGPEKPEEELEKDFVSQSSDMPLDELLALYGYETSDPISERESEGSDTAAHLPDMTLDKDQIAKDLLSGEEEEETQSSADDLTPSVTSHEASDLFPSQSGSCFLAAADKEPGSSSSSDAEEDPLPANKCKKEIMVGPQFQADLSNLHSNRHGEKIYENEDQLLWDPNILPEREVEEFLYRAVKRRWHEMAGSQLPEGEAVKDSEQALYELVKCNFNAEEALRRLRFNVKVIRDGLCAWSEEERRNFEHGFRVHGKNFHLIQANKVRTRSVGECVEYYYLWKKSERYDYFSQQTRLGRRKYGPSGNTDADQDLEGSDPDGPGRPRSSPPLPLPATAHGPGPEHDRLAQMHTEPLSMGSSMSRSLGEPGEALDVPPSSEPGPRSFPPLDEPSALPSSRRPPALAEPAFFPPATAAPEPGASPRLAVDLTLPEELPLVSSHEDTDGEPEETVGPPQVALSVAEFGLIGIGDVNPFLASHPACPASGLHSEPLSHCNVMTC, from the exons GCCTCCTCACTGGAGAGGCAGAGCCCTGGTGCGGCCTCCTGCCTGCCTCACAGTCTGTGCCCTGGGGAGCCCAACTTGCAGACCACAGCAG TGGTGTCCATGGGCTCTGCGGACCATCAGTTCCACTTGGCGGAGATCCTGTCGCAGAACTACGGTGTCCGGGAGGAGCACGAGGGTGCAGCGCGGGGCCCAGAGAAGCcggaggaggagctggagaaggaCTTCGTCTCCCAG AGCAGCGACATGCCCCTTGACGAGCTATTGGCCTTGTACGGCTATGAGACCTCGGACCCCATCTCGGAACGGGAGAGCGAGGGCAGCGATACCGCAGCCCACCTGCCCGACATGACCCTAGACAAG GACCAAATAGCGAAGGATTTGCTTTcaggggaagaagaggaagaaacacagTCCTCGGCCGATGATCTCACCCCATCTGTGACCTCTCACGAGGCCTCCGACCTTTTCCCTAGTCAGAGTGGAT CCTGCTTCCTGGCTGCTGCAGACAAGGAGCCTGGCTCATCCAGCTCATCAGATGCTGAGGAGGACCCGCTTCCTGCCAACAAGTGTAAGAAG GAAATCATGGTTGGGCCTCAGTTCCAAGCTGACCTCAGCAACCTGCACTCGAACCGGCATGGTGAGAAGA TCTACGAGAACGAAGACCAGCTGCTCTGGGACCCCAACATCCTTCCCGAGAGGGAAGTGGAGGAGTTCCTGTACCGGGCAGTGAAGCGGAGGTGGCACGAGATGGCCGGGTCTCAGCTTCCGGAGGGAGAGGCCGTGAAGGACAGTGAGCAG GCCCTGTACGAGCTGGTGAAGTGCAATTTCAATGCGGAGGAGGCCCTGCGGAGGCTGCGGTTCAACGTGAAGGTGATCCGAG ACGGGTTGTGCGCCTGGAGTGAGGAGGAGCGCCGCAACTTCGAGCATGGCTTCCGTGTGCATGGCAAGAACTTCCACCTGATCCAGGCCAACAAG GTGCGCACGCGGTCAGTGGGTGAGTGCGTGGAGTACTATTACCTGTGGAAGAAGTCCGAGCGCTACGACTACTTCTCTCAGCAGACACGGCTAGGCCGCCGGAAGTACGGCCCGTCAGGAAACAC GGATGCCGACCAGGACCTGGAGGGCAGTGACCCTGACGGCCCTGGCCGCCCCCGCTCATCGCCACCCCTGCCCTTGCCTGCCACTGCCCATGGCCCAGGCCCTGAGCATGACCGCTTGGCCCAGATGCACACGG AGCCCCTGAGCATGGGCAGCAGCATGTCCCGGAGTCTTGGCGAGCCTGGGGAGGCCCTTGACGTACCCCCATCCTCGGAGCCAGGGCCTCGTTCGTTCCCGCCACTGGATGAGCCCTCAGCGCTGCCGTCGTCTCGGCGGCCCCCAGCCCTCGCTGAGCCGGCCTTCTTCCCGCCCGCCACGGCTGCTCCAGAGCCCGGTGCCAGCCCAAGGCTGGCTGTGGACTTGACCCTGCCTGAGGAGCTGCCGCTCGTCTCCAGCCACGAGGACACAGATGGAGAGCCTGAGGAGACCGTGGGCCCTCCGCAAGTGGCCTTGTCGGTGGCCGAGTTTGGACTCATCGGCATCGGGGACGTGAACCCCTTCCTGGCCTCCCACCCTGCATGCCCGGCCTCTGGGCTGCACTCGGAGCCCCTGTCACA CTGTAATGTGATGACCTGTTGA
- the MIER2 gene encoding mesoderm induction early response protein 2 isoform X2, with translation MAEASSLERQSPGAASCLPHSLCPGEPNLQTTAVVSMGSADHQFHLAEILSQNYGVREEHEGAARGPEKPEEELEKDFVSQSSDMPLDELLALYGYETSDPISERESEGSDTAAHLPDMTLDKDQIAKDLLSGEEEEETQSSADDLTPSVTSHEASDLFPSQSGSCFLAAADKEPGSSSSSDAEEDPLPANKCKKEIMVGPQFQADLSNLHSNRHGEKIYENEDQLLWDPNILPEREVEEFLYRAVKRRWHEMAGSQLPEGEAVKDSEQALYELVKCNFNAEEALRRLRFNVKVIRDGLCAWSEEERRNFEHGFRVHGKNFHLIQANKVRTRSVGECVEYYYLWKKSERYDYFSQQTRLGRRKYGPSGNTDADQDLEGSDPDGPGRPRSSPPLPLPATAHGPGPEHDRLAQMHTEPLSMGSSMSRSLGEPGEALDVPPSSEPGPRSFPPLDEPSALPSSRRPPALAEPAFFPPATAAPEPGASPRLAVDLTLPEELPLVSSHEDTDGEPEETVGPPQVALSVAEFGLIGIGDVNPFLASHPACPASGLHSEPLSQ, from the exons GCCTCCTCACTGGAGAGGCAGAGCCCTGGTGCGGCCTCCTGCCTGCCTCACAGTCTGTGCCCTGGGGAGCCCAACTTGCAGACCACAGCAG TGGTGTCCATGGGCTCTGCGGACCATCAGTTCCACTTGGCGGAGATCCTGTCGCAGAACTACGGTGTCCGGGAGGAGCACGAGGGTGCAGCGCGGGGCCCAGAGAAGCcggaggaggagctggagaaggaCTTCGTCTCCCAG AGCAGCGACATGCCCCTTGACGAGCTATTGGCCTTGTACGGCTATGAGACCTCGGACCCCATCTCGGAACGGGAGAGCGAGGGCAGCGATACCGCAGCCCACCTGCCCGACATGACCCTAGACAAG GACCAAATAGCGAAGGATTTGCTTTcaggggaagaagaggaagaaacacagTCCTCGGCCGATGATCTCACCCCATCTGTGACCTCTCACGAGGCCTCCGACCTTTTCCCTAGTCAGAGTGGAT CCTGCTTCCTGGCTGCTGCAGACAAGGAGCCTGGCTCATCCAGCTCATCAGATGCTGAGGAGGACCCGCTTCCTGCCAACAAGTGTAAGAAG GAAATCATGGTTGGGCCTCAGTTCCAAGCTGACCTCAGCAACCTGCACTCGAACCGGCATGGTGAGAAGA TCTACGAGAACGAAGACCAGCTGCTCTGGGACCCCAACATCCTTCCCGAGAGGGAAGTGGAGGAGTTCCTGTACCGGGCAGTGAAGCGGAGGTGGCACGAGATGGCCGGGTCTCAGCTTCCGGAGGGAGAGGCCGTGAAGGACAGTGAGCAG GCCCTGTACGAGCTGGTGAAGTGCAATTTCAATGCGGAGGAGGCCCTGCGGAGGCTGCGGTTCAACGTGAAGGTGATCCGAG ACGGGTTGTGCGCCTGGAGTGAGGAGGAGCGCCGCAACTTCGAGCATGGCTTCCGTGTGCATGGCAAGAACTTCCACCTGATCCAGGCCAACAAG GTGCGCACGCGGTCAGTGGGTGAGTGCGTGGAGTACTATTACCTGTGGAAGAAGTCCGAGCGCTACGACTACTTCTCTCAGCAGACACGGCTAGGCCGCCGGAAGTACGGCCCGTCAGGAAACAC GGATGCCGACCAGGACCTGGAGGGCAGTGACCCTGACGGCCCTGGCCGCCCCCGCTCATCGCCACCCCTGCCCTTGCCTGCCACTGCCCATGGCCCAGGCCCTGAGCATGACCGCTTGGCCCAGATGCACACGG AGCCCCTGAGCATGGGCAGCAGCATGTCCCGGAGTCTTGGCGAGCCTGGGGAGGCCCTTGACGTACCCCCATCCTCGGAGCCAGGGCCTCGTTCGTTCCCGCCACTGGATGAGCCCTCAGCGCTGCCGTCGTCTCGGCGGCCCCCAGCCCTCGCTGAGCCGGCCTTCTTCCCGCCCGCCACGGCTGCTCCAGAGCCCGGTGCCAGCCCAAGGCTGGCTGTGGACTTGACCCTGCCTGAGGAGCTGCCGCTCGTCTCCAGCCACGAGGACACAGATGGAGAGCCTGAGGAGACCGTGGGCCCTCCGCAAGTGGCCTTGTCGGTGGCCGAGTTTGGACTCATCGGCATCGGGGACGTGAACCCCTTCCTGGCCTCCCACCCTGCATGCCCGGCCTCTGGGCTGCACTCGGAGCCCCTGTCACA GTAA